Proteins from a genomic interval of Tenacibaculum sp. SZ-18:
- a CDS encoding tetratricopeptide repeat protein codes for METIKIFFLLYFLVYTSFSQTKSKVALNKAKQAIDLMDEGRIDESISILEESQKLDPKNYLYPYEIAYAYVLKKDYNNAIKVIKKVKKLDSINSQVYQLSGNCYSYLGKKDKAIKEYEEGIERFPNAGNLYLEKANVLIDQEQYEKAIENYEKGIEVDPNYPSNYYRLALIYLNSSDKLTGLIYGEIFMNLERTTERTREMSKALYDTYESSIILGEEESRIDFCELIIDASKLSSENEIQLPFCAIFGKNFVLSIIEIKYFNLESLALMRKRFIANFYTQDHKKYPNVLFDYHKKMLDKGYFETYNRYLFQIGAQDEFDEWLLNHKEDFDQFVKWYTNPENIINVTSTNRLKK; via the coding sequence AAAAGTAAAGTAGCCTTAAATAAAGCCAAACAAGCCATTGATCTTATGGACGAAGGCAGAATAGACGAAAGTATATCCATATTAGAAGAAAGTCAAAAACTTGACCCAAAGAACTATCTTTATCCTTATGAAATTGCATATGCCTATGTCTTGAAAAAAGACTACAATAATGCGATAAAGGTTATAAAGAAAGTTAAAAAATTAGACTCTATAAATAGTCAAGTTTATCAATTATCTGGTAATTGCTACAGCTATCTTGGTAAAAAGGATAAAGCTATTAAAGAATATGAAGAAGGAATCGAAAGATTTCCAAATGCAGGTAATTTATATTTGGAGAAAGCAAATGTTTTAATAGATCAAGAGCAATATGAAAAAGCGATTGAGAATTATGAAAAAGGAATTGAAGTTGATCCAAATTATCCTTCAAACTATTACAGATTAGCTCTAATTTACCTTAACTCTTCTGATAAACTTACGGGCTTAATTTATGGAGAAATTTTCATGAACTTAGAAAGAACAACTGAAAGAACCCGGGAAATGAGTAAAGCCCTTTACGATACATATGAATCATCAATTATTTTAGGAGAAGAAGAATCAAGGATTGATTTTTGTGAACTTATAATTGACGCATCAAAATTAAGTTCCGAGAACGAAATTCAACTTCCTTTTTGTGCAATCTTTGGTAAAAATTTCGTGCTTTCTATTATTGAAATAAAGTATTTCAATTTAGAATCTCTTGCTCTGATGAGAAAGAGATTTATTGCCAACTTCTATACACAAGATCATAAAAAGTATCCCAACGTTTTATTTGACTATCACAAAAAAATGCTCGATAAAGGATACTTTGAAACGTATAACCGATACTTATTTCAAATAGGAGCTCAAGACGAGTTTGATGAATGGTTATTAAATCACAAGGAAGATTTCGACCAATTTGTTAAATGGTATACCAATCCTGAGAACATTATCAATGTCACTTCAACTAACAGATTAAAAAAATAA